From Lycium ferocissimum isolate CSIRO_LF1 chromosome 12, AGI_CSIRO_Lferr_CH_V1, whole genome shotgun sequence, one genomic window encodes:
- the LOC132039302 gene encoding putative F-box protein At3g17480 has protein sequence MPLQCFNWITELLGPLVHNLRHTNEGPEGIFTRLPDCLIIDVLSRLPADCLLRCQRDCRVWKALISSRYFSTLHLRRARPVLIIEWDRCFTSHEQDLFIFDGSLNKDKMFTRVLLKRELMINKVNKHRPHLRYSCEGVLLFMVLCSRPTYFIFNPITQEGVTIRHKFDPGYLCAFYYCSLTSEFKLLYARKEGSRCQYSIYTVRTQTWRKIHSPTSNCLPYVSPAIVNGAVHLLVGKDLEKPDTPPCANGIMVLKMDKEELSAMPHPGSVCSSWRTHQTMSLLVKDESLCLCQLFVAENEMDIWILEDYETWVWTKRCKVNLGFNNQGIRLSKPFVDRSYWEVVLYMCWQIQPLHFQDGELVFYWFSRGLFMCNLDHNTLRNIEGPQGSMVYTCKPYKKSLLTIA, from the coding sequence ATGCCACTTCAATGCTTCAATTGGATTACAGAACTTTTGGGTCCACTAGTTCATAATCTAAGACATACAAATGAAGGGCCTGAGGGAATTTTTACACGTTTGCCTGATTGTCTCATCATTGATGTCCTTAGTAGACTTCCAGCAGATTGCCTTCTTAGATGTCAAAGGGATTGCAGGGTGTGGAAGGCATTGATCTCATCGCGGTATTTTTCCACGTTACATCTCAGAAGAGCTAGACCTGTACTAATCATAGAGTGGGATCGCTGTTTTACCAGTCATGAGCAGGACCTTTTTATATTTGATGGAAGTCTTAATAAGGATAAGATGTTCACAAGAGTACTTCTCAAACGTGAGCTTATGATCAACAAGGTCAATAAACACCGTCCTCATCTTCGATACTCTTGTGAAGGAGTTCTTCTGTTCATGGTGTTATGTTCGCGcccaacttattttatttttaacccAATAACACAAGAGGGAGTAACTATACGACATAAATTTGACCCGGGCTACTTGTGTGctttttattattgttcattGACAAGTGAATTCAAACTTCTTTatgcaagaaaagaaggatCTCGGTGTCAGTATTCCATATACACTGTCAGGACACAGACATGGAGGAAAATTCATTCTCCCACTTCCAACTGTTTGCCGTATGTCTCTCCTGCAATTGTCAACGGAGCTGTACATTTGCTCGTGGGCAAAGATTTAGAGAAACCAGATACTCCTCCTTGTGCCAACGGAATCATGGTGCTTAAAATGGACAAGGAAGAGCTCTCCGCTATGCCTCATCCCGGAAGTGTATGTAGCTCATGGAGAACACATCAAACAATGTCTCTCTTAGTGAAGGATGAGTCTTTGTGTCTCTGCCAATTGTTTGTTGCTGAGAATGAAATGGATATATGGATCTTGGAGGATTATGAAACATGGGTATGGACCAAAAGATGCAAGGTTAATCTTGGATTTAACAACCAAGGTATCCGTCTCAGTAAGCCTTTTGTTGACCGTAGTTATTGGGAAGTGGTTTTGTACATGTGTTGGCAAATACAGCCTTTGCACTTCCAGGACGGTGAACTGGTATTTTATTGGTTTAGCAGAGGGTTGTTTATGTGTAATCTGGATCATAATACTTTGAGGAATATCGAAGGTCCACAAGGGTCAATGGTATATACTTGTAAGCCGTATAAAAAGAGCCTCTTGACCATAGCCTAG